One Alicyclobacillus acidoterrestris DNA window includes the following coding sequences:
- a CDS encoding adenylosuccinate synthase, which yields MFHAVIGAQYGDEGKGKMVDYLAEQADIVVRYQGGGNAGHTIVNKYGKFALHLVPSGIFHPHTTSVLGAGMVIHPGQLVKELETLEAGNIDTSRLVISERAHMVLPYHIWQDAWEEEQRKKKVGTTLQGIGPSYQDKVGRFGLQFGELRDLSRFETRLRQAWEAKLTRIPQLKDYGQFDEMWTELMAARDRLLPYIQDTTPLLYEAAQKDLHVLLEGQLGIMRDLDWGIYPFVTSSSPISGGIPAGAGIPPTAIRRITGITKAYTTAVGAGPFPTELHDEHGTYLQEKGHEFGATTGRPRACGWLDLPTLRYGAWINGYTELALMKLDVLSGLDKIGVCTAYELDGESHIWPLQASDMERVTPKIEWLNGWQEDLSDCRSYSDLPANARAFVEYIEAAVNVPVNFVSVGPGRDQTMIRNR from the coding sequence GTGTTTCATGCAGTGATTGGTGCGCAGTACGGGGACGAAGGCAAGGGCAAAATGGTAGACTACTTGGCCGAACAGGCCGACATCGTCGTTCGCTACCAAGGCGGCGGCAATGCGGGACATACGATTGTCAACAAGTACGGGAAATTTGCGCTTCACCTCGTTCCGTCCGGCATTTTCCATCCACATACAACGTCCGTCCTCGGTGCAGGCATGGTCATTCACCCAGGGCAACTGGTGAAAGAATTAGAGACGCTCGAAGCAGGGAACATCGACACGTCGCGCCTCGTCATCTCAGAGCGGGCGCATATGGTCCTTCCTTACCATATCTGGCAGGACGCGTGGGAAGAGGAACAGCGGAAGAAAAAGGTCGGCACCACACTGCAGGGCATTGGCCCCAGCTATCAAGATAAAGTCGGGCGCTTTGGTCTCCAATTTGGCGAACTGCGCGACTTGTCCCGGTTTGAGACGCGACTGCGCCAAGCCTGGGAGGCAAAACTCACCCGCATTCCTCAACTCAAGGACTATGGGCAATTTGATGAGATGTGGACAGAGTTGATGGCCGCGAGAGATCGTCTGCTCCCCTACATTCAAGATACGACCCCGCTGCTCTACGAGGCAGCACAAAAAGATTTACACGTGCTGCTCGAGGGACAACTGGGTATTATGCGAGACCTGGATTGGGGCATCTACCCATTCGTCACGTCCTCGTCGCCGATTTCAGGAGGCATTCCAGCGGGCGCAGGCATTCCACCTACGGCGATCCGCCGCATCACAGGGATTACCAAAGCCTATACGACGGCGGTGGGCGCAGGTCCGTTCCCAACGGAATTGCACGATGAACACGGAACATATTTGCAGGAAAAGGGCCACGAGTTTGGGGCGACCACCGGCCGTCCACGCGCGTGTGGTTGGCTAGATCTGCCGACCTTGCGATATGGCGCTTGGATTAACGGCTATACGGAGCTCGCGTTGATGAAGCTCGACGTGTTGTCCGGTCTCGACAAAATTGGCGTCTGCACTGCCTACGAACTGGACGGCGAATCGCACATCTGGCCACTGCAGGCGTCGGATATGGAGCGAGTGACACCGAAGATTGAGTGGCTCAATGGCTGGCAGGAAGATTTGTCAGACTGCCGCTCGTATAGTGACCTTCCTGCGAACGCTCGCGCATTCGTCGAGTATATCGAGGCGGCCGTGAACGTACCCGTAAACTTTGTCTCGGTGGGACCAGGCCGAGATCAGACGATGATTCGCAACCGTTAA
- a CDS encoding multicopper oxidase domain-containing protein, translating to MKRGRLTSILRYAGTCGAALLLFVGTTGCQTSGSSANTASPAAATTNAKHVTVQLQSSAFSPAQIHVTPGTTVTWKNDDAVIHTVTSGQNGKPDGVFDSKDLAPGKSFSYTFKKSGTYPYYCVYHPNMVGTVTVSSTNATTTSDGGDMSGMGGMDSGAASTTSTSGAIAPLGTGSSGEPKLADDMRLLPYKMENGYKVFHLTAQPVYWEVKPGQKVEAWAYNGTVPGPEIRVDQGDKVKIEVTNKLTEGTTVHWHGLDVPFKQDGSGGISQPDIKPGQTWTYTFTVNAPPGTYMYHDHPMKDMLKQEQMGLFGAFIVEPKGTGWKQVHPGYQDEYTLIVNDSPQFGYTINGLSYPATPVMPVKLGDKVLVHLINIGSMDHPMHLHGFHFQLINQDGWPLSSPQWLDTINTSPGSTYDLAFTANQKGKWLFHCHITEHVTDGENMSGMVTMFNVQ from the coding sequence ATGAAAAGGGGGCGGCTCACGTCTATCCTGCGATATGCAGGAACTTGTGGCGCCGCACTGTTGCTTTTCGTGGGTACGACTGGCTGTCAAACATCCGGGTCCAGCGCGAATACCGCATCTCCGGCGGCAGCGACCACGAACGCGAAACATGTGACCGTACAACTCCAAAGCTCCGCGTTTAGTCCAGCGCAGATTCACGTGACACCAGGTACCACCGTGACGTGGAAGAATGACGACGCCGTGATTCACACGGTCACAAGCGGACAAAACGGCAAACCAGACGGGGTGTTCGACTCAAAAGATTTAGCGCCCGGCAAAAGCTTCTCATATACGTTTAAAAAATCGGGTACCTACCCTTACTATTGTGTTTACCACCCGAACATGGTTGGCACGGTGACCGTGAGTTCAACCAATGCCACAACCACGAGCGACGGCGGGGACATGAGTGGAATGGGGGGCATGGATAGCGGTGCTGCATCGACCACCAGCACAAGTGGTGCTATCGCACCGCTCGGAACCGGATCGAGTGGTGAACCCAAACTCGCGGACGACATGCGGCTCTTGCCCTATAAGATGGAAAATGGCTACAAGGTCTTTCACTTGACCGCGCAGCCCGTTTACTGGGAAGTCAAACCCGGCCAAAAAGTAGAGGCCTGGGCGTACAATGGCACCGTCCCTGGCCCCGAAATTCGGGTGGACCAAGGAGATAAAGTCAAAATCGAAGTGACGAACAAGCTCACAGAGGGCACGACGGTGCACTGGCACGGCCTCGACGTCCCGTTTAAGCAAGATGGATCCGGCGGTATCAGCCAACCCGATATCAAACCAGGGCAGACGTGGACCTACACATTCACGGTCAACGCACCGCCTGGTACCTATATGTATCACGACCACCCGATGAAAGACATGCTCAAACAGGAGCAAATGGGCCTCTTTGGCGCCTTTATTGTGGAGCCAAAGGGGACAGGCTGGAAGCAAGTCCACCCTGGCTACCAGGATGAGTATACGCTCATCGTCAACGACTCGCCGCAGTTCGGGTACACCATCAACGGCCTCTCCTACCCAGCGACGCCTGTGATGCCGGTCAAACTTGGCGACAAAGTGTTGGTGCACCTGATTAACATCGGCTCCATGGACCATCCAATGCACCTGCATGGATTCCATTTCCAGTTGATAAATCAGGACGGCTGGCCGCTATCGTCGCCGCAGTGGCTCGATACCATCAACACATCGCCGGGATCGACCTATGATTTGGCGTTCACCGCGAACCAGAAGGGCAAGTGGCTGTTCCACTGTCATATCACAGAGCACGTGACGGATGGCGAAAATATGAGCGGCATGGTGACGATGTTCAACGTCCAATGA
- a CDS encoding cupredoxin domain-containing protein: MKFRSLMTIPVFAVLVAVTGCGTSDSGNSNTSAQTSVPKDAQVVHVTAQDYSWTLDKSTFKDNQPIVFDLSCTSGSHGFAISGTNINVPIASGQTKTVVWTPKKAGTYTIVCSKFCGPGHEQMVQKFKVV; this comes from the coding sequence ATGAAATTTCGTTCGCTGATGACCATCCCCGTGTTCGCTGTGCTTGTTGCTGTCACAGGCTGCGGTACCAGTGATTCTGGGAATTCGAATACGAGTGCACAGACCAGCGTGCCGAAAGACGCTCAGGTCGTTCACGTGACTGCGCAGGATTACAGTTGGACATTGGACAAGTCGACGTTCAAGGACAATCAGCCCATCGTGTTTGATCTCTCTTGCACGAGCGGATCGCACGGATTTGCAATTTCCGGCACGAATATCAATGTGCCGATTGCGTCCGGCCAGACGAAAACCGTCGTTTGGACGCCAAAGAAGGCGGGGACATACACGATTGTCTGCTCGAAGTTCTGTGGTCCAGGACACGAGCAAATGGTGCAGAAATTCAAGGTCGTCTAA
- the gap gene encoding type I glyceraldehyde-3-phosphate dehydrogenase, whose protein sequence is MAVKVGINGFGRIGRNVFRAALKNENIEIVAVNDLTDAKTLAALLKYDSVHGILDAEVEAQEGALIVGGKTVKVFAERDPGAIKWSEVGAEIVIESTGIFTDKNKAQVHITQGGAKKVIISAPAKNEDVTIVMGVNQDAYDPANHHVISNASCTTNCLAPVAKVIDDVFGIEKGLMTTVHSYTNDQRILDLPHSDMRRARAAALNIIPTSTGAAKAVGLVLPHLKGRLNGMAMRVPTPNVSLVDLTAQVKSTATVESVNEALKQAAEGPLKGILAYSDEPLVSRDYNGDPHSSTVDALSTMIIDDMVKVVAWYDNEWGYSNRVVDLANFIASKM, encoded by the coding sequence ATGGCAGTAAAAGTTGGCATTAATGGATTTGGCCGAATTGGCCGCAATGTGTTCCGCGCCGCGCTCAAGAACGAGAATATCGAGATTGTGGCCGTCAATGACTTGACCGACGCAAAGACGTTGGCCGCTCTGCTCAAGTACGATTCCGTTCACGGGATTTTGGACGCGGAGGTAGAAGCGCAAGAAGGTGCGCTCATCGTTGGCGGAAAAACCGTTAAAGTGTTCGCAGAACGCGACCCAGGCGCTATCAAGTGGTCTGAAGTCGGCGCTGAAATCGTGATCGAGTCTACGGGTATCTTTACCGACAAGAACAAAGCGCAGGTGCACATCACGCAAGGCGGCGCCAAGAAGGTTATCATCTCCGCGCCGGCGAAAAACGAAGACGTGACCATCGTGATGGGTGTCAACCAAGACGCGTATGACCCAGCGAATCACCACGTCATCTCGAACGCATCCTGCACCACCAACTGTCTTGCACCGGTCGCAAAGGTTATCGACGATGTATTCGGCATTGAAAAAGGCCTGATGACGACTGTTCACTCCTATACAAACGACCAACGCATTCTCGATTTGCCGCACTCCGATATGCGGCGGGCGCGTGCGGCGGCGCTCAACATCATCCCGACGTCGACAGGCGCTGCAAAGGCGGTCGGTCTCGTTTTGCCACACCTCAAGGGCCGTTTGAACGGTATGGCAATGCGCGTCCCGACGCCGAACGTCTCGCTGGTTGACTTGACGGCGCAAGTGAAGTCCACGGCGACGGTCGAATCGGTCAACGAAGCTTTGAAGCAAGCTGCTGAGGGGCCGCTCAAGGGCATTCTCGCGTACAGCGACGAGCCGCTTGTGTCGCGTGATTACAATGGGGATCCACACTCCTCCACCGTCGATGCACTGTCCACCATGATCATCGACGACATGGTGAAGGTCGTCGCTTGGTACGACAACGAGTGGGGTTACTCCAACCGCGTAGTCGATCTCGCCAATTTCATCGCCTCCAAGATGTAA
- a CDS encoding sugar-binding transcriptional regulator: METSDWTAVRRVVPELMDVLQQRLRILQRVNLLGPIGRRALAQAMQQSERTLRAELDVLRQQGLLLSSAAGVSLSEEGSTLLGELEAVAAAAAGRFDLARTLSQMLHIPKVLVVEGDSDEEPWVIDQLGLQAGQYLQTILREGDIVAVTGGTTVAALARNMVVRQSYRNLQVVPARGGVGETVEYQANTIASTLAEKLGGTSMMLHVPDRLSPGAVDQLLTDPYVQERLPIIRASTVVVHGIGDAMAMARRRQVSAEELAHLQARGAKAEAFGYYFDQDGEVAYSMKTIGLRLSDIRHVREVLAVAGGKRKANAIAAAAKAYRIDALVTDEGAAKRLVQIDTNV, from the coding sequence ATGGAGACTTCGGATTGGACGGCTGTGCGCAGGGTTGTCCCTGAACTAATGGATGTGTTACAGCAGCGCTTGCGCATTTTACAACGCGTGAACCTGCTTGGCCCGATTGGACGGAGGGCACTGGCACAAGCTATGCAACAATCCGAGCGTACCTTGCGTGCAGAACTGGACGTGCTGCGCCAACAGGGACTGTTATTGAGTTCCGCTGCTGGTGTATCACTTTCAGAAGAGGGAAGCACGTTATTAGGGGAACTAGAGGCAGTCGCCGCTGCGGCAGCCGGTCGGTTTGATTTGGCCAGAACGCTCTCGCAGATGTTACATATTCCTAAGGTTTTGGTCGTTGAAGGCGACAGTGACGAAGAACCTTGGGTGATTGACCAATTAGGGTTACAAGCAGGCCAGTATCTGCAAACTATCCTTCGCGAAGGCGACATTGTCGCAGTAACCGGCGGTACCACAGTAGCCGCACTCGCGCGCAATATGGTTGTCCGGCAGAGTTATCGCAACTTGCAAGTGGTTCCGGCGCGCGGTGGTGTCGGTGAGACGGTGGAGTATCAAGCGAACACTATCGCTTCGACGCTCGCCGAAAAACTCGGTGGGACGTCTATGATGCTGCACGTGCCCGACAGATTATCGCCCGGGGCAGTAGATCAACTGCTGACTGACCCATACGTTCAGGAACGGCTTCCGATTATCCGGGCCTCGACCGTCGTCGTGCATGGCATTGGCGATGCAATGGCGATGGCGCGGCGTCGGCAGGTCAGCGCCGAGGAATTGGCTCACCTGCAAGCGCGCGGTGCGAAGGCTGAGGCCTTTGGGTATTACTTTGACCAAGACGGGGAAGTGGCCTATTCGATGAAGACCATTGGTCTGAGATTGTCCGACATCCGTCACGTCCGTGAAGTACTCGCCGTCGCTGGCGGCAAACGAAAAGCGAATGCCATTGCGGCTGCAGCAAAGGCGTATCGCATCGATGCGCTCGTGACCGATGAAGGGGCTGCGAAACGCTTGGTTCAAATCGACACTAATGTGTGA
- a CDS encoding C40 family peptidase encodes MPSASWQTKYNAVLRVAKSKLGTPYIWGHNEDRGQKGFDCSNYTEYVYHHALGYKFSTSSQVQGKSVGWKVAKANMRPGDLLIFDNGKHVGIYIGNNEMIQEGGGAGKVAYMKLGKGYYWGKHLTAVKRMF; translated from the coding sequence TTGCCGAGCGCTAGTTGGCAGACGAAATATAATGCCGTCCTCCGCGTGGCAAAGAGTAAGCTTGGCACCCCGTATATCTGGGGTCACAATGAAGACCGTGGGCAGAAAGGCTTTGACTGTTCCAATTACACAGAGTATGTGTATCACCATGCGCTGGGTTACAAGTTCAGCACATCCTCACAGGTGCAAGGGAAGTCGGTGGGGTGGAAAGTCGCTAAAGCAAACATGCGTCCCGGAGATCTCTTGATCTTCGACAACGGGAAACATGTAGGTATTTATATCGGGAACAATGAAATGATTCAGGAGGGCGGCGGTGCTGGTAAAGTCGCCTATATGAAGCTCGGTAAAGGATACTACTGGGGCAAGCATTTGACCGCAGTCAAGCGCATGTTTTAG
- the coaA gene encoding type I pantothenate kinase, translated as MGQTGTEKRTFSPYIKFSRDEWRNLRKATPLTLTEAELETLHGLNEQVSLTEVEEIYLPLTRLLNLYVGATQSLYRATHEFLGDTGEKVPYIIGIAGSVAVGKSTTARIIQALLSRWPNHPKVDLVTTDGFLYPNRELERRGIMHRKGFPESYDTRKLIHFLADVKSGKPEVIAPVYSHLTYDIVASEQIVVRQPDIVILEGVNVLQTSRSTNGAKPMNVFVSDFFDFSIYVDAQEALIRQWYIERFQKLRETAFRDKLSYFHRYASLTVEEANQTALRIWEEINAKNLRENILPTKQRADLILQKGDHHMVEQVYLRKI; from the coding sequence ATGGGTCAGACGGGCACGGAAAAGAGAACGTTTTCACCATATATCAAGTTTTCTCGGGATGAATGGCGAAATCTGCGGAAAGCGACACCACTGACGTTGACGGAAGCGGAGTTGGAGACACTGCACGGACTCAACGAACAAGTGTCGCTGACGGAGGTCGAAGAAATTTATTTGCCGCTCACCCGCCTTTTAAACCTCTACGTTGGTGCCACGCAGAGCTTATATCGGGCAACGCACGAATTTCTCGGCGATACGGGGGAAAAGGTGCCATACATCATCGGCATTGCGGGCAGTGTGGCGGTCGGCAAGAGTACCACGGCGAGAATCATTCAGGCTTTGCTGTCGCGTTGGCCCAATCATCCAAAGGTAGACCTCGTTACAACCGACGGTTTTCTGTATCCGAATCGCGAATTGGAACGCCGCGGAATCATGCACCGAAAGGGATTTCCAGAAAGCTACGATACGCGCAAGCTGATTCACTTCTTGGCCGACGTCAAGTCTGGCAAACCGGAGGTCATCGCTCCAGTCTACTCCCACCTAACGTATGACATTGTGGCATCTGAGCAGATTGTCGTGCGTCAGCCGGACATCGTCATTCTGGAAGGTGTCAATGTCTTGCAGACGAGCCGTTCGACGAACGGTGCAAAGCCAATGAATGTATTCGTCTCCGACTTTTTCGACTTCTCGATTTACGTGGATGCACAAGAGGCGCTCATTCGGCAGTGGTATATCGAGCGGTTTCAGAAGCTCCGCGAGACGGCATTTCGCGACAAGCTGTCGTATTTTCACCGGTATGCCAGTTTGACCGTTGAAGAAGCCAACCAGACGGCACTGCGGATTTGGGAAGAGATTAACGCGAAAAACCTGCGGGAAAACATTCTGCCGACGAAGCAACGCGCTGATCTCATCTTGCAGAAGGGTGACCATCATATGGTGGAGCAGGTGTATTTGCGAAAAATATAA
- a CDS encoding helix-turn-helix transcriptional regulator yields the protein MDTTSQSQQGTRVIRVGYAEHEAPYRQQERAGLGCYLFRLQIDGHARALVDNQMMHVKSGDLLLFGPGQAYELQIDRFQEDFVHSIDLYLMCQGPWLDEWWQKRRRPTHARLSLHEHCVHLWRQLIEEYRRPGTPNMELCDYLLRALCLTIDRHAHDANSHSTVPLAADRMRWFIERHAPDDITLKDVADAAGLSISRAVHIFKETYQQTIVQYLLEVRLQMACDRMRFSTFNLEQIADSCGFRSYSYFYRVFRSRYGISPRAFRQRAQ from the coding sequence ATGGATACAACGAGTCAGTCACAACAAGGTACGCGCGTGATTCGTGTCGGCTATGCGGAACACGAGGCGCCATATCGCCAACAGGAGCGCGCTGGGCTTGGGTGTTACTTGTTTCGCTTGCAGATTGATGGCCACGCCCGCGCGTTGGTCGACAATCAGATGATGCACGTCAAGTCTGGCGATTTGCTGCTATTCGGGCCAGGCCAGGCGTACGAGTTGCAAATCGACCGCTTTCAGGAGGACTTCGTTCACTCCATCGATTTATATTTAATGTGTCAGGGCCCATGGCTGGACGAGTGGTGGCAGAAGCGCAGGCGTCCCACACACGCTCGGCTGTCGCTGCACGAACACTGCGTGCATTTGTGGCGGCAGTTGATTGAGGAGTACCGAAGACCAGGTACGCCAAATATGGAGTTGTGTGACTATTTGTTGCGCGCGTTGTGCCTCACGATAGACCGACACGCACACGACGCCAACAGCCACTCGACCGTCCCACTAGCTGCAGATAGGATGCGTTGGTTTATCGAACGCCATGCGCCGGACGACATCACGCTGAAAGACGTCGCCGATGCTGCTGGGCTTAGCATCTCGCGGGCGGTTCACATTTTTAAGGAAACGTATCAGCAGACCATCGTGCAGTATCTGCTCGAGGTACGGTTGCAGATGGCGTGTGACCGCATGCGGTTCAGTACGTTTAATCTCGAACAGATTGCGGATTCCTGTGGTTTTCGTAGCTATTCATACTTCTACCGCGTATTCCGATCTCGCTATGGCATTTCTCCTCGCGCTTTTCGCCAACGCGCACAGTGA
- a CDS encoding DUF1641 domain-containing protein, giving the protein MTEATNVNESVDVTDVLLNPQVQNSLNTVLENLPQLASILSAMTKDEETLNGLVTIVDSLPTLAKIVHLVDRVYRAAEDAVTDGDTLEGLTKMAQGYLEPAVGTIQKGRQAFEIAKERAEKDQTRYSVFSVLKMLKDPTVQKALRFTQAMLDALGEVNKK; this is encoded by the coding sequence GTGACAGAGGCAACAAATGTGAACGAATCGGTCGACGTAACCGATGTACTTCTCAACCCACAGGTACAGAACTCCCTGAACACGGTCCTTGAGAATTTACCGCAACTCGCTTCTATCCTGAGTGCGATGACAAAGGACGAAGAGACCCTCAACGGCCTCGTAACTATCGTCGACAGTCTGCCAACCTTGGCAAAGATTGTCCACCTGGTAGACCGAGTTTACCGTGCTGCAGAAGATGCGGTGACCGACGGTGATACACTCGAAGGCCTGACAAAGATGGCACAAGGTTATCTGGAGCCAGCGGTAGGAACGATTCAAAAGGGCCGCCAAGCGTTCGAAATCGCCAAAGAGCGCGCTGAGAAGGACCAAACTCGCTATAGCGTATTCTCCGTTCTCAAGATGTTGAAAGACCCGACCGTGCAAAAAGCACTTCGCTTTACCCAAGCGATGCTCGACGCGCTCGGCGAAGTCAATAAAAAGTAA
- a CDS encoding TetR/AcrR family transcriptional regulator produces MADEQRTTYHQPKTSRGQRRVNIILDAAEQLIAEIGYDAMTTNAIALRAETSIGSLYQFFPNKESVVQALADRYRSSLTSLLDDALELASTNVSFSEQLECIIDKVVQFKVQHVAFEFIFDWTSCFPTESLADEVMSRLLSILSLWAPEMSMQQKQLYAEVCIRIMSALLPATHVNSQIRPEMVTELKRVLANYLLPLFGSN; encoded by the coding sequence ATGGCAGACGAGCAAAGAACGACCTATCACCAACCAAAAACATCTCGCGGACAACGACGAGTCAATATCATCTTAGACGCTGCTGAACAGTTGATTGCGGAAATTGGTTACGACGCCATGACGACCAACGCAATTGCGCTTCGCGCTGAGACGTCAATCGGTTCGCTTTATCAATTTTTCCCAAACAAAGAAAGCGTCGTGCAGGCATTAGCGGACAGATATCGAAGCAGTTTAACGTCGCTGCTCGACGACGCCCTCGAATTGGCCTCAACGAACGTCAGTTTTTCAGAACAGCTAGAGTGCATCATCGACAAGGTTGTTCAATTTAAAGTTCAGCATGTTGCGTTCGAATTCATATTCGATTGGACGAGCTGCTTTCCGACGGAGTCCCTGGCGGATGAAGTCATGTCCAGGCTACTGTCCATATTGTCGCTATGGGCACCTGAGATGTCGATGCAGCAAAAACAACTGTACGCAGAAGTGTGCATCCGCATCATGAGTGCACTCCTTCCCGCGACACATGTGAATTCGCAAATCCGTCCAGAGATGGTGACAGAGCTCAAACGCGTGCTCGCAAACTATTTACTGCCGTTGTTCGGCTCAAATTAA
- a CDS encoding YdcF family protein: MFTIVKIVESLILPPGLFAVIMAILGYFAYRKLRRISIALFLVAAIVYASSTQMVAGALIRPLEDAYPQPRHPHGDVIVMLGGGSVIGTPDINGEGNLSGSAANRLLTTARLYDMLHLPIIITAGPKRMVQGQDQSEAQIAKRELISLGIPSGLIYTENNSRNTEENAEFTKPILKAHHLRHPILVTSAFHMSRAVLDFEHYGIEVTPFPTDYQASTISGSYQLAYLPSTAALDVTELALKEYVGWVATKLGVKG, from the coding sequence GTGTTTACTATCGTCAAGATCGTCGAATCACTGATTTTGCCGCCTGGGCTATTTGCGGTGATTATGGCCATTCTTGGATATTTCGCATACCGTAAACTCCGTCGTATATCGATTGCGCTGTTTCTCGTCGCCGCCATCGTGTATGCCAGCAGCACACAAATGGTCGCTGGCGCGCTCATCCGCCCCTTGGAAGACGCATACCCGCAGCCACGACATCCCCACGGGGATGTCATTGTCATGCTCGGGGGCGGGTCAGTCATCGGCACACCAGACATCAATGGTGAAGGAAATCTCAGCGGCAGCGCCGCCAATCGCCTCCTGACCACCGCCCGCCTCTACGACATGCTCCACCTACCTATCATCATCACGGCAGGACCCAAGCGAATGGTTCAAGGGCAAGATCAGTCCGAGGCGCAAATCGCCAAACGCGAACTTATCAGTCTCGGTATTCCAAGTGGGCTTATCTACACGGAGAACAACAGCCGAAACACCGAAGAGAACGCAGAATTCACCAAACCCATCCTCAAAGCGCATCACTTGAGGCACCCAATTCTCGTCACTTCCGCGTTTCATATGTCGCGCGCCGTGCTCGATTTTGAACATTACGGCATCGAAGTGACGCCGTTCCCAACTGATTACCAAGCCAGTACCATCTCTGGCAGCTACCAACTGGCCTACCTTCCGTCGACCGCGGCACTCGACGTCACTGAACTCGCCCTAAAAGAGTATGTCGGATGGGTGGCGACGAAGCTGGGTGTAAAGGGCTGA
- the msrB gene encoding peptide-methionine (R)-S-oxide reductase MsrB: MDNQEALKKRLTPLQYEVTQHNATEPPFHNEYWNHDEEGIYVDIVSGKPLFCSLDKYDAGCGWPSFTKPIDPQEIVEKTDYSHGMIRTEVRSETADSHLGHVFNDGPREAGGLRYCINSAALRFIPKQDLEKEGYGAYVKLFEQQQK; encoded by the coding sequence ATGGACAATCAAGAAGCACTTAAAAAGCGGCTCACCCCGCTACAGTACGAAGTGACCCAGCACAATGCCACGGAGCCGCCGTTTCACAACGAGTATTGGAATCACGACGAAGAAGGAATTTACGTCGACATCGTCTCAGGCAAACCGCTGTTTTGCTCTCTCGACAAATACGACGCTGGCTGTGGCTGGCCCAGCTTCACAAAACCCATTGACCCACAGGAGATTGTCGAGAAAACCGACTACAGTCACGGGATGATTCGAACGGAAGTACGCAGTGAAACGGCCGATTCCCACTTGGGCCACGTGTTTAATGACGGTCCACGCGAAGCTGGCGGGTTGCGCTACTGCATCAACTCCGCTGCCTTGCGATTCATCCCGAAACAAGATCTCGAAAAGGAAGGGTACGGCGCCTACGTAAAGTTGTTCGAGCAACAGCAAAAATAG
- a CDS encoding YoaK family protein: MTKSNDSSAPAVVDKLAGKQAYSVLLLLSGVGGYIDAFSCLALSHVFTANMTGNVVLLGIEVVSGDILSSVRSGIALVAFFIGVIVGWLTLHAGSASLAPRRRMLAALALEAVSLVVLAVMLVVVPQLSEGQVELCIALSSVGMGIQSVVARLINIQGVTTTYITGMMVTAVESILKGFKTPSTTTTASTSNSSKSSQWKFPMAAAVVYVAGALAGGLLTLHLYRLTGFGALLVVLCVMVITLWGRRSKRRHVLASQNVQTLSP; the protein is encoded by the coding sequence ATGACGAAGAGCAACGATTCATCTGCACCCGCAGTGGTTGACAAATTGGCGGGGAAACAGGCGTACAGTGTACTGCTGCTTCTCTCCGGTGTAGGTGGATATATTGATGCGTTCAGTTGTCTGGCGCTCAGCCACGTGTTCACGGCCAATATGACAGGCAATGTCGTGTTGCTCGGCATTGAGGTGGTGTCGGGGGACATCCTGTCTTCCGTCCGATCCGGCATCGCACTTGTCGCCTTCTTTATCGGCGTCATCGTTGGCTGGCTGACATTGCACGCCGGGAGCGCCTCCTTGGCACCTCGTCGACGGATGCTTGCGGCGCTGGCGCTCGAGGCGGTCTCGCTGGTCGTGTTAGCTGTGATGTTAGTCGTTGTTCCGCAACTATCTGAAGGTCAGGTCGAGTTGTGTATCGCGCTTTCGTCTGTAGGCATGGGTATTCAAAGCGTCGTCGCGCGATTAATTAATATTCAAGGTGTGACGACGACGTATATCACAGGCATGATGGTGACTGCGGTCGAATCGATTCTCAAAGGATTCAAAACGCCATCCACCACGACGACAGCTTCCACTTCAAACTCCAGCAAGTCGAGTCAATGGAAGTTTCCGATGGCAGCCGCTGTCGTCTATGTGGCTGGGGCCTTAGCGGGCGGTCTTTTGACGCTGCATTTGTATCGGCTTACGGGCTTTGGCGCGCTTTTGGTCGTCCTTTGTGTCATGGTCATTACGCTCTGGGGGCGGCGTTCGAAGCGACGCCATGTGCTTGCTTCGCAAAATGTGCAAACCTTGTCACCGTGA